In a single window of the Mesorhizobium shangrilense genome:
- a CDS encoding pirin family protein: MSFFPARDPEPGDAFSCDAIELMVIPNARDIGGFEVRRALPTARRRLVGPFIFFDRMGPAILRADQALDVRPHPHIGLATVTYLFDGKIRHRDSLGTEMVIEPGDVNLMTAGRGIVHSERSPEELRGHPMSISGLQTWLALPDSKEEMAPVFEHTVRGDLPVFDGDGASGRLVMGAFQGLASPVKGYSDTLYADVRLDAGGSVQIPANAEERAIYVLSGHVVIAGDRFPSDRLLVFRPGDEIVVSSEEGAHFMLFGGASLGSKRYIWWNFVSSSKERIEQAKEEWRTGRFDIVPGDEEEFVPLPQA; this comes from the coding sequence ATGAGTTTCTTCCCCGCCCGTGATCCCGAGCCCGGTGACGCATTCTCGTGCGACGCCATCGAACTGATGGTCATTCCAAACGCCAGGGACATTGGCGGCTTTGAGGTCCGGCGCGCGCTGCCGACGGCGCGGCGTCGGCTCGTCGGTCCTTTCATCTTCTTCGACCGCATGGGGCCTGCGATCCTGCGCGCCGACCAGGCGCTCGACGTGCGCCCGCACCCGCACATCGGTCTCGCCACCGTCACCTATCTGTTCGACGGCAAGATAAGGCACCGCGATTCCCTGGGAACGGAGATGGTGATCGAGCCGGGCGACGTGAACCTGATGACGGCCGGCCGCGGGATCGTCCATTCGGAGCGCTCGCCCGAGGAGCTGCGCGGCCATCCTATGTCCATTTCCGGGCTGCAGACCTGGCTTGCCCTGCCGGACAGCAAGGAAGAAATGGCGCCCGTCTTCGAGCATACCGTTCGCGGCGACCTGCCGGTGTTCGACGGCGACGGCGCCTCAGGCCGGCTCGTGATGGGCGCTTTCCAGGGGCTCGCCTCGCCAGTGAAGGGGTACTCCGACACCCTTTATGCAGATGTCCGTCTGGATGCGGGCGGCAGTGTCCAGATTCCTGCGAATGCGGAAGAACGCGCGATCTATGTTCTCTCCGGCCACGTGGTGATCGCCGGCGACCGCTTTCCGTCGGACCGGCTTCTCGTCTTCCGGCCGGGCGACGAGATCGTCGTGTCATCGGAAGAGGGCGCGCATTTCATGCTGTTCGGCGGCGCATCCCTGGGTTCGAAGCGCTATATCTGGTGGAACTTCGTGTCATCCTCCAAGGAGCGCATCGAGCAGGCCAAGGAAGAGTGGCGCACCGGCCGCTTCGACATCGTGCCCGGCGATGAAGAGGAGTTCGTTCCCCTCCCGCAGGCTTGA